In a single window of the Chitinophagales bacterium genome:
- a CDS encoding DUF2442 domain-containing protein yields the protein MLIKVTTAKHLKEYKLELSFNDGLRRTIDLKKHLAGPIYQPLKNVEYFKSFTLNRWTIEWENGADFAPEFLHKLALEQNPKSDKQLTSK from the coding sequence ATGCTAATAAAGGTAACAACTGCAAAACATTTAAAAGAATACAAACTTGAGCTTAGTTTTAATGATGGATTACGCAGAACAATTGACTTAAAAAAACATTTAGCAGGTCCCATTTATCAACCTCTAAAAAATGTTGAGTACTTCAAAAGTTTTACATTAAACAGATGGACAATTGAGTGGGAAAATGGTGCTGATTTCGCTCCTGAGTTTTTACATAAACTAGCCTTGGAACAAAACCCAAAATCAGATAAACAGCTAACAAGCAAATGA
- a CDS encoding DUF262 domain-containing protein has translation MDNRVYYGEYCLKHWIELILKKNIILPDYQRYFVWNEKKVETLIDTFKKKQFVPPVTIGAFKNKNNNQNLILDGQQRLTSVLLAYLSLFPDETTYKKAIEKFANENDDEEEIDEQLDNILEWKFEKLTEKGKNKQEILTKITDGNYKKIDFKIDDMFLETTFLGFSYLVPFVTDEREQQKYYSSVFRNINIQGEALLPQESRASLYFLDQNLVQFFVPDFTKTFAVKGVSSETKIDFVRCLSLLSQFNKENSVNKVARSYKPKMEKYYEEYIYSVIADTDDKYGKFSSIFPNKQYEARLLNLKQALNSLEIKNQFPSIIDLDMYFFGLTYTIVFENKTIDNTKKDELKQKIETKISVFKNDNSHTKAPSNLGHLRSRISSSIEVFEKYAS, from the coding sequence ATGGACAACAGAGTTTATTACGGGGAGTATTGTCTGAAACATTGGATAGAATTAATTCTGAAAAAGAATATCATACTTCCGGACTATCAACGATATTTTGTTTGGAATGAAAAAAAAGTTGAAACCTTAATTGATACATTTAAGAAAAAACAATTTGTTCCTCCCGTGACAATTGGAGCTTTTAAGAATAAAAATAATAATCAAAATTTAATACTTGATGGACAGCAGCGATTAACAAGTGTTTTGTTAGCATACCTTAGTTTATTCCCTGACGAGACCACATACAAAAAAGCTATAGAAAAATTCGCAAATGAAAATGATGACGAAGAAGAAATAGACGAACAACTTGACAACATTCTTGAATGGAAGTTTGAAAAATTAACCGAAAAAGGAAAAAACAAACAAGAAATTCTTACAAAAATTACTGACGGGAACTACAAAAAAATAGATTTCAAGATAGACGATATGTTTCTTGAAACTACATTTTTAGGCTTTTCTTACTTGGTGCCTTTTGTTACAGATGAAAGGGAGCAGCAAAAATATTACTCTTCCGTTTTTAGAAATATAAACATACAAGGTGAAGCTTTATTGCCACAGGAAAGTAGAGCTTCTTTATATTTTTTAGATCAAAATTTAGTTCAGTTTTTTGTGCCCGACTTCACTAAAACATTTGCGGTAAAAGGTGTGAGTAGCGAAACAAAAATTGACTTTGTTAGATGTTTGTCTTTATTGTCGCAATTCAACAAAGAAAATTCAGTAAACAAGGTTGCACGCAGTTATAAACCAAAAATGGAAAAGTATTACGAAGAATATATTTATTCCGTTATTGCCGATACTGATGATAAGTATGGGAAGTTTTCAAGCATATTCCCGAACAAACAATATGAGGCCCGTTTATTAAATTTGAAACAAGCGTTAAATTCATTGGAAATCAAAAATCAATTTCCATCAATTATTGATTTGGATATGTATTTCTTTGGTCTTACATACACAATTGTCTTTGAAAACAAAACGATAGACAATACAAAAAAAGACGAACTAAAACAAAAAATTGAAACTAAAATAAGTGTGTTCAAAAATGATAACTCACATACAAAAGCACCAAGTAACTTAGGACATTTAAGGTCGCGAATTAGTTCATCAATAGAAGTATTCGAAAAGTATGCGTCCTAA
- a CDS encoding metallophosphoesterase, giving the protein MTRLIAPILFVILLMFLIDLYAFQAFKAGFRSELHWIKWGYWAVGIASMTCVLAILFIPIPLWPDALRTYIFAVILLLYLSKLFVVFFLLLEDTGRFLRWSFSFFGDEKTEGTMPDRASFFGKLTIVFGAIPLLSGIYGMVKNAYNYQLHRAQVKLPHLPKSFQGFKIVQISDIHSGSFTAKRPILRAIEMINREKPDIVLFTGDLVNNRADEFLPYLEYFAQIKAKEGIYSCLGNHDYGDYYRWKDQAEKDKNMQLLQDMQRKMGWQLLLNENRIIERNGEKIAVLGVENWSAKRFGKKGRLDLAEKGTENIPVKLLLSHDPSHWDAQVIPKYPKIDITFSGHTHGAQFGIEFGSFRWSPSQYIYPQWAGLYQKGQQYLYVNRGFGFLGYPGRIGILPEITVMELHKA; this is encoded by the coding sequence ATGACCCGACTTATTGCCCCCATACTTTTTGTAATACTGCTGATGTTTCTCATCGACCTTTATGCCTTCCAGGCGTTTAAGGCGGGATTTCGCAGCGAACTCCATTGGATCAAATGGGGCTATTGGGCAGTGGGCATTGCCAGCATGACCTGTGTTCTGGCTATTTTGTTCATCCCCATTCCGCTGTGGCCAGATGCTCTGCGCACTTACATTTTTGCGGTCATCCTGCTCTTGTACCTGTCCAAGTTATTCGTAGTCTTTTTCCTGCTATTGGAAGATACCGGGAGATTTCTGCGCTGGAGCTTTTCCTTTTTTGGGGACGAAAAAACAGAAGGCACCATGCCCGACCGAGCATCATTTTTCGGGAAACTCACCATTGTATTCGGTGCCATCCCCTTGCTCAGCGGCATTTACGGAATGGTCAAAAATGCCTACAACTACCAATTGCACCGTGCACAGGTGAAATTGCCCCATTTGCCAAAATCCTTCCAGGGCTTTAAAATCGTGCAGATTTCCGATATCCACTCCGGCTCCTTTACTGCCAAAAGGCCCATCCTTCGCGCCATTGAAATGATCAATCGCGAAAAGCCAGATATTGTATTGTTTACCGGTGATTTGGTAAACAACCGCGCAGATGAGTTTTTGCCCTATCTGGAATATTTCGCCCAAATCAAGGCCAAAGAAGGCATTTACTCCTGTCTGGGCAATCACGATTATGGCGATTATTACCGCTGGAAAGACCAAGCCGAAAAGGATAAAAACATGCAATTGCTACAGGATATGCAGCGCAAAATGGGCTGGCAGCTTTTGCTCAATGAAAACCGCATCATAGAAAGAAATGGCGAAAAAATTGCCGTGCTTGGTGTAGAAAACTGGAGTGCCAAGCGCTTTGGCAAAAAAGGGCGACTCGACCTGGCTGAAAAAGGTACGGAAAACATTCCCGTAAAACTCCTACTCAGCCATGACCCCAGCCACTGGGATGCCCAAGTCATTCCCAAATATCCCAAAATCGACATCACCTTTTCCGGACATACCCACGGTGCACAATTTGGTATAGAATTCGGTTCCTTCCGCTGGAGCCCCAGCCAATACATCTATCCACAATGGGCAGGACTTTACCAAAAAGGTCAACAATATTTATACGTCAATCGCGGTTTTGGCTTCCTCGGCTATCCCGGCCGCATCGGCATCTTGCCCGAAATTACGGTGATGGAACTGCACAAAGCCTAA
- a CDS encoding M1 family metallopeptidase yields the protein MRQICFLIALIFSLDCTAQQLFSKTDTFTEADSLRGSLNKDRTCFDVHFYHLDIKVDPDSQFISGSNTIAFEVVHSFKRLQLDLFKNMQINAVMQGEDSLEFVRHHDAFYVYFDENPRKGALHEITVHYEGKPIVAENAPWDGGFVWKKDSNGKHWVGVACQGMGASVWWPNKDHLSDEPDSMLISVAVPENLMNVSNGRLRNTEVLENGWKRFNWFVSNPINNYNVTLNIADYAYFSDEYERAESTETLHYYVLNENLEKAKTHFEQVKPMMRCFEEYMGEYPFWEDGYKLVETPYLGMEHQSAIAYGNEYKTGYAGRDYSRIGLEFDYIIIHETGHEWWGNAVSVADIADLWVHEGFCTYSEAIYVECMYDKEKALEYINAKKPGVQNKKPMLGVQGVNHEGSSDMYSKGMLVLNTLRSLVEDDELWWNTIRALVAEFSYTTTDTEEVVAFLSEKLNKDLTAFFEQYLAYPNIPVFEYRLDRSRKSAELSYRWKADVADFDMPVIVRFAGEKKWIFPKRGEWQKMEIPLRKKEDFSVAEELFYVGVEKVD from the coding sequence ATGCGTCAAATTTGTTTTCTAATTGCCTTAATATTTTCCCTGGATTGCACAGCTCAGCAATTGTTTTCCAAAACGGATACTTTTACCGAGGCGGACAGCCTGCGGGGTTCACTCAACAAAGATAGGACTTGTTTTGATGTACATTTTTATCATTTGGATATAAAAGTAGATCCGGATAGTCAGTTTATCAGTGGCAGCAATACCATTGCTTTTGAGGTGGTGCACAGCTTTAAGCGATTGCAACTGGATCTGTTCAAGAATATGCAGATCAATGCGGTAATGCAGGGAGAGGACAGTCTGGAATTTGTGCGGCACCACGATGCTTTTTATGTGTATTTTGATGAGAACCCCAGGAAAGGAGCGCTGCATGAAATCACGGTGCATTACGAGGGAAAACCGATCGTGGCCGAAAATGCTCCTTGGGATGGTGGATTTGTTTGGAAAAAAGACAGCAATGGAAAGCATTGGGTAGGCGTGGCTTGTCAAGGTATGGGAGCGAGCGTTTGGTGGCCCAATAAAGACCACCTGTCGGATGAGCCGGACAGTATGTTGATTTCGGTTGCGGTGCCTGAAAATTTGATGAATGTTTCCAATGGTCGGTTAAGGAATACGGAAGTTTTGGAAAATGGCTGGAAGCGATTTAATTGGTTTGTTTCCAATCCCATCAACAATTACAATGTTACGCTGAATATTGCCGATTATGCCTATTTCTCGGATGAATATGAACGAGCGGAAAGTACGGAAACCTTGCATTATTATGTATTGAACGAAAACCTTGAAAAAGCCAAAACCCATTTTGAGCAGGTTAAGCCCATGATGCGCTGTTTTGAGGAATATATGGGGGAATATCCTTTTTGGGAAGATGGCTATAAACTGGTGGAAACGCCCTATTTGGGCATGGAACATCAGTCGGCCATAGCCTATGGAAATGAGTACAAAACGGGCTATGCCGGCCGGGATTATTCCCGCATTGGGCTGGAATTTGATTATATCATCATTCACGAAACCGGACACGAATGGTGGGGCAATGCCGTGAGTGTGGCAGATATTGCTGATTTGTGGGTGCACGAGGGCTTTTGCACTTATTCGGAAGCGATATATGTGGAGTGCATGTACGATAAGGAAAAAGCGCTGGAATACATCAATGCGAAAAAACCGGGCGTTCAGAACAAAAAACCAATGTTGGGCGTGCAGGGCGTAAATCATGAGGGTTCGAGCGATATGTACAGCAAGGGCATGTTGGTGTTGAATACTTTGCGCTCATTGGTTGAGGATGATGAATTGTGGTGGAATACCATTCGGGCTTTGGTGGCTGAATTTTCTTATACAACTACGGATACGGAAGAAGTAGTGGCTTTTTTAAGTGAGAAATTAAACAAGGATTTGACAGCATTTTTTGAGCAATATTTGGCTTATCCGAATATTCCCGTTTTTGAATATCGACTGGACAGAAGTAGAAAATCGGCCGAGCTTTCATATCGCTGGAAAGCCGATGTTGCTGATTTTGATATGCCCGTTATTGTGCGTTTTGCCGGAGAGAAAAAATGGATTTTCCCAAAAAGAGGGGAGTGGCAAAAAATGGAAATTCCGTTGAGGAAAAAGGAGGATTTCTCTGTGGCCGAGGAATTGTTTTATGTTGGGGTGGAAAAGGTGGATTGA
- a CDS encoding transcriptional regulator codes for MTNYIIIRTEDQYYAYCNELERLSSKYQDNPSDVLLDKIETLTLLIEHYDQEHSSLNELDPIELLKYLMKENQLKQIELANLLQISKGHLSDILSYKKGLSKNIIRLLSERFKVRQSAFNRPYKLISDIDKQYRNAS; via the coding sequence ATGACGAACTATATTATCATCAGGACAGAAGATCAATATTATGCTTATTGCAATGAACTCGAAAGATTGAGCTCAAAATACCAAGACAATCCTTCTGATGTGTTATTGGATAAGATAGAAACGCTTACACTGCTAATAGAACATTATGACCAAGAACATTCAAGTCTCAATGAGCTTGACCCCATTGAACTGTTGAAGTATTTGATGAAAGAAAATCAATTGAAGCAAATAGAACTGGCGAATCTGCTTCAGATTTCAAAAGGGCATTTGTCAGATATATTAAGCTACAAAAAAGGTCTTTCCAAAAATATCATTCGATTGCTTTCTGAAAGATTCAAGGTAAGGCAGAGTGCTTTTAACAGACCCTATAAATTAATTTCAGATATTGACAAGCAGTACAGAAATGCGAGTTGA
- a CDS encoding DUF4160 domain-containing protein, producing the protein MPEISRFYGIVVRMFYNDHNPPHIHIEYQDYDAKVELENGVIKGEMPRRALKLIYEWIDLHKEELLEDWKLAMQFKQLNKIEPLK; encoded by the coding sequence ATGCCAGAAATAAGTAGATTTTATGGAATAGTAGTAAGAATGTTTTACAATGATCATAACCCACCACATATCCATATAGAATACCAGGATTATGACGCAAAGGTTGAACTGGAAAATGGAGTTATAAAAGGTGAAATGCCAAGGAGAGCCTTGAAACTTATTTATGAATGGATTGATTTACACAAAGAAGAATTATTGGAAGACTGGAAACTTGCCATGCAATTCAAACAGTTAAATAAAATAGAACCATTAAAATAA
- a CDS encoding type II toxin-antitoxin system HigB family toxin, translating to MKVHLIKWKSVEGFILNHARSKVSFEGFKESIKQADWNSINDVQQTFASADLISNNRIVFNIGGNNYRMICAFWFGPKMVHLYLKWIGTHAEYTKLCSRNLQYSIDKFS from the coding sequence ATGAAAGTTCACTTAATCAAATGGAAATCTGTTGAAGGATTCATTTTGAATCACGCGCGTTCAAAAGTATCATTTGAAGGCTTTAAAGAAAGTATTAAACAGGCAGATTGGAACTCGATCAATGATGTTCAGCAAACATTTGCTTCAGCAGATTTAATAAGTAACAATAGAATAGTTTTTAACATTGGAGGTAATAATTATCGTATGATTTGTGCTTTTTGGTTTGGCCCTAAAATGGTTCATCTATACTTGAAATGGATTGGCACACATGCAGAGTACACAAAATTATGCAGCAGAAACCTTCAATATTCAATTGATAAATTTTCATGA
- the dinB gene encoding DNA polymerase IV, producing MPAIRKIIHIDMDAFYASIEQRDNPTLRGKPVAVGGSAERGVVAAASYEARKYGVHSAMPSVTAKRKCPHLIFVKHRFEVYRSVSIQIREIFRDYTELVEPLSLDEAYLDVTSNKKQMPSATLIAEEIRQRIFETTGLTASAGISFNKFLAKVASDVNKPNGITVIPPEKATAFLEQLPINKFHGIGKVTEGKMRKLGIHNGADLKGFSEIELVRQFGKSGRHYYNIVRGKDEREVEANRIRKSVGAENTFESDLSSETEMLQELEKIAAKVVERLKKSKTKGRTITLKLKYQDFKQHTRSKSFPYFLEPDEKLIMGIVRELLHQPYFPEKSVRLLGITFSNLNNEQPKGTGAQLTLQF from the coding sequence ATGCCCGCTATCCGCAAGATCATACATATAGATATGGATGCTTTTTATGCTTCCATTGAGCAACGTGATAATCCAACATTACGCGGCAAGCCGGTGGCCGTTGGCGGTAGCGCGGAACGAGGCGTGGTGGCTGCTGCCAGTTATGAAGCGCGTAAGTATGGTGTGCATTCTGCTATGCCATCTGTTACTGCTAAGCGGAAATGCCCCCATCTTATTTTTGTAAAACACCGCTTTGAAGTGTATCGCTCAGTGAGCATTCAAATACGGGAAATTTTTAGAGATTACACAGAACTCGTTGAGCCACTTTCACTGGATGAAGCCTACTTGGATGTCACCAGCAATAAAAAGCAAATGCCCTCTGCCACTTTGATAGCTGAGGAAATACGCCAGCGGATCTTTGAAACTACGGGGCTTACAGCTTCAGCCGGCATCTCTTTTAATAAGTTTCTCGCCAAAGTGGCCAGTGATGTCAATAAGCCCAATGGCATTACCGTAATCCCGCCTGAAAAAGCTACTGCATTTTTGGAACAGTTGCCTATCAATAAGTTTCACGGCATTGGTAAAGTAACAGAGGGAAAAATGAGAAAGCTGGGCATCCACAACGGTGCAGATTTGAAAGGATTTTCAGAAATTGAACTGGTCCGGCAATTTGGTAAATCAGGGAGGCATTATTACAACATTGTGCGCGGCAAAGATGAACGGGAGGTGGAAGCCAACCGCATTCGCAAGTCGGTGGGTGCAGAAAATACCTTTGAAAGCGATTTGAGTAGTGAAACAGAAATGCTGCAGGAGCTGGAAAAAATAGCAGCTAAAGTAGTAGAGCGACTGAAAAAAAGTAAAACCAAAGGCCGGACGATCACCTTAAAACTCAAGTATCAGGATTTTAAGCAGCACACGCGCAGCAAGAGTTTCCCTTATTTCCTGGAGCCCGATGAAAAATTAATAATGGGAATTGTACGGGAATTGCTGCACCAGCCCTACTTCCCAGAAAAATCAGTGCGTTTGCTGGGCATTACATTTTCCAATCTTAATAACGAGCAGCCAAAAGGTACAGGAGCGCAGTTGACTTTGCAGTTTTAG
- a CDS encoding glycosyltransferase family 2 protein codes for MNKPTLDLILPCYNPLPDWEKNVFNSYIEIRKLLPDTNIQVIIVNDGSSKGINDAALLSLNQKIPDLCIEHLAINKGKGNAIRKGIALGKSDLQIFTDIDFPYAEKDLANMYENLLFEQADIAVGSRETDYYKNVPFLRVLISRLLRSSVRMLLQLPTSDTQTGLKGFNNKGKKILLKTKINRYLFDLEFLYLANQDKTLKIITVPVSLKDTVTFSKISWKQMLIECANFMKILFYRFFSKK; via the coding sequence ATGAATAAACCCACTCTCGATTTAATTCTCCCCTGCTACAACCCGCTTCCTGATTGGGAAAAAAATGTATTCAACAGCTACATCGAAATTCGCAAATTACTGCCTGATACAAATATTCAAGTCATTATTGTAAATGATGGATCAAGCAAAGGTATAAATGATGCTGCATTGCTTTCTTTAAATCAAAAAATACCTGATTTATGTATTGAGCATTTAGCTATAAATAAAGGCAAAGGCAATGCAATAAGGAAAGGAATTGCTTTGGGAAAAAGTGATTTGCAGATATTCACCGATATAGATTTTCCATATGCCGAAAAAGATCTGGCAAACATGTATGAAAATCTTCTCTTTGAACAAGCAGATATTGCTGTGGGATCAAGGGAAACGGATTATTATAAGAATGTCCCATTCTTAAGGGTCTTAATATCCAGGTTGCTGCGTTCTAGTGTTCGCATGCTGCTTCAGCTCCCTACTTCAGATACACAAACAGGTCTAAAGGGATTTAACAACAAAGGCAAAAAAATCCTGCTTAAAACCAAAATCAACAGATATTTGTTTGACCTCGAATTTCTTTACCTCGCAAATCAGGACAAAACCTTGAAAATAATAACAGTACCGGTTTCCCTGAAAGATACCGTGACATTTTCTAAAATAAGCTGGAAACAGATGCTGATCGAATGCGCTAACTTTATGAAGATTCTATTTTACAGGTTTTTCAGCAAGAAATAA
- a CDS encoding DUF6503 family protein codes for MQKQKSGLSYFLVLFLFVACQNNPEESHNAQKIVDKAIEKSGTQAFANAKVRFDFRDKSYKSIGQCGQMTLERISNDSSATIRDVLSPTGFRRLKNGATQQIPDTMAAKYSASVNSVHYFVQLPWRLNDEAVNKKYLGEENINNKKYHLLQVTFDQEGGGEDFEDIYLYWIQTDSFTVDYLAYSFETNVGGMRFREAFNPRYIEGIRFVDYNNYKPLTKDVALLELAQKFDSDELKLLSEIITENVKVELLDSECP; via the coding sequence ATGCAAAAACAAAAATCGGGACTTTCTTATTTTCTTGTTTTATTTCTATTTGTTGCTTGCCAAAACAACCCAGAAGAATCACATAATGCTCAAAAAATTGTAGATAAAGCCATTGAAAAATCTGGCACACAAGCATTTGCAAACGCTAAGGTGCGTTTTGATTTCAGAGACAAAAGCTACAAAAGCATTGGCCAATGCGGACAAATGACTTTGGAGCGCATCAGCAATGATTCATCAGCTACAATCAGGGATGTACTTAGTCCAACAGGTTTCAGAAGATTAAAAAACGGTGCTACACAGCAAATCCCAGACACAATGGCGGCAAAATATTCCGCTTCTGTAAATTCAGTGCATTATTTTGTGCAATTGCCCTGGCGCTTGAATGATGAGGCTGTAAACAAAAAATACCTGGGAGAAGAAAACATCAATAATAAAAAATACCATTTGCTACAAGTCACTTTTGACCAGGAAGGCGGTGGCGAAGATTTTGAGGACATCTATCTCTATTGGATACAGACTGATTCTTTTACAGTAGATTACCTGGCCTACAGCTTTGAAACAAATGTTGGTGGCATGCGCTTTCGCGAAGCTTTTAACCCAAGATATATTGAAGGCATACGCTTTGTGGATTACAACAACTATAAGCCCCTGACTAAGGATGTAGCACTTTTAGAATTGGCACAGAAATTTGACTCTGATGAATTAAAACTGCTCTCTGAAATCATTACAGAAAATGTAAAAGTTGAGCTTTTAGATTCTGAATGTCCTTGA